A region of the Vigna unguiculata cultivar IT97K-499-35 chromosome 9, ASM411807v1, whole genome shotgun sequence genome:
AACAGCATCAtcataagaaaaagaaaattaattttttctttttatttctctatacataaaaacaatataaagaaaaaactgACCAACACGAGCCCCTGGATGAGTGAGCGCAATGCGTTTGTAGACACTGCGCCAATTGGGTTTGGCAAAGTGTGACTTGACACTCGTGCCAGAGACAATGTCGACGCCATTCTTAGCATGGTTTAGAGATTGCAACATGGCAATGAGAGCAGAACGAGCATCACCCTCTTCATACACACTGGTGCAATAGTTGTGGAGTTCAATGACACCCTTGTGATCCTCTTCAGCAACCTCATTCATCACCCCTTTAAACCAGTCAAAAGAACCTTGCTCCCTTGTCACCCAATAGAAGTAAGCCCTCCTAGTGTTAAACTTGTTCACACCATTTCTTTTCTGTGGGCTTCCCTCCTCTATGTTGctcccttcttcctcttccatcGCCTTCATGTTGTTCACTATGTCCTTCACAATACTTATCATTGGGGTGGCTCCTATTCCCAGCCCCACCAGCAAAACCACCTCGTACTGCTTGTAGTCTTGCGCTGGTGCTCCATATGGACCATCAATCATAACTTTAGGGAGACCACTACATAACAAAAACCATAACCACTTCTTTCTCACTATACAATTTCCAAGTCCTAATAATATCAACAACACTTTCATCATTCATCAATTCAACAACCAAGAATTACGATTCTCTCACAAAACGTCCTTCTcgtcttttttatttaaataataatagtaattttcCTAAGAAAActccaaaatcaaaattattatatttaatttaacaacTATATGCTTTGGCCACTTGGATAACAATAAATATCTTAGCGCGTGAGAAGGTGGAGTGGACAATGTTGTCGGCAACAATTATTGTTTATTGACATCCAAACAAAATAACGAAAGCAAGTAGTTCGTATCATTAAGAATGTTTCAAACGCACTTGGAACAACCCACTGCGATTTTAACAAAAATGGTTTACAATAGTTTTGGTTTACTGTAAATTGGTTATTTTGGTTTGACTAGGAAATAAAGGAGACTGTTTAATTCATGCATAGTGTAAAAActaactaattttgttttttaaatatgttttatttatgtttaatataacataatagtatttttttttctcctaaatGTGTTGGCTTAATTACCTGGGACTTCCATCTCCTTGCAAGTTATCAGCTCTTAGAAGTCCACTCTTGCCGTTGTCAGGCGGCTGGCAACACTGAAAGAAACAGAAAGTACAATCCTAGCTTATCAGAAAAACAGATTTCAGAGAAAAATGAAACAACACTTGGAACTTGCAAATAAACACAATGATagacaaataattttatgtaaCAGTGTTAGGAATAGTCAGTTTTTGCTGTGAAAATTGTTGTCCAAATAACACTATCCAACAAAAGTTAACCTGAATTCACCTCTGAGAACTTGACTTTGAGACTCCGGGTCCAATCACCCAGTGTTCTGATATGAACGCTAAGGTAATCATCACCAGGGGCAGAGGTTATAGAAAATGGATGCCTGAGATATAAGGAAATAAGAGGCATAAAATTAGTGAAGGtatttataatacaaaattagATATATAGCAGACAAGAGTTGCTCATGTTTCTTCAAATTCATACCATTCAAATGGAGACACAGCAGCACAATTAAGAAACATGTATTGTCCACTCTTGTATCTGAATCCCTGGGGCTTTGACATATGAAGAGCCAATACATTTCCAGGATAAACAGCCACCTGTAAATTGGGGAGTGAAAATGAAGTGAGAAATACTTTTTTATGAACCAAACTTTATAGATTAGCCAAAACTATTTAACCATCAAAACATGTAATGAGTGATTTATCCTTCCATTCTCACCTTTAGTATTCTCACAGGCTTTATGGTTGATCTGAGTGCTCTAGTCAATCTTTCCAACGAGTATATAACAATGGGAATAGCCAAATACATCCAGGTCTACAAAACACATAACATGTTCCCAAAATGTTAATTGGATTTAGTAAGAATCTGTAAACTGTTATGTGTAGGAATGTAAAAAGCTCTTTGCTCTGATGAAGGAATGTGCTAACCGTTTTCTTGTACCATTCTTTAGTCAAGTAAAGTTTGATTCCGTGCACAATGAGCAGGGCATAGACAATGACAAAGAGATGATGTGAGTACCAAAAGGCGTTGAAGCCAGTGAGATTATTGAGTGGCTTGGGAAGCTTGACCCTGCCTCTTCTGAACCAAGGGGTAGCTAAAGTGAAGGCTATTGCCATCAGAACAACCATTATAATCCCTGTTACTCCTTCCCATGATTTGACAAAAAACCAATAACTTTTTggttgatcaccaaaaaatggTTCCATCAGCTCGTACTTTTCACTACTTGCATCAATAAGTCGAGGAAAATCACAAGCAAGATGATAGATACCATGTATTCCAACGCCAATAGCTACTGCCACAGCTATCACCTGCAAAACAAAAAGAGCTTTCAAGTCCCAACAAACATTTGGACATAGTTTATATGATATGTTATCTTTTAGCCACTCTCAATTCTCAAGTAAACATTACCTTGTGGAAGTTGAGGTTGTCATCAAAAGGAACCATAATGCCAAGTTTGGTCTTGTTCCTGAGCCAAGTGATGGTGTTTCGGCAAACCGGTAACAAGATAATAGCCATGTTCAGTTTAAGTGTCTCAGCAGCACCTTTGGCCATGCATACACAATGCCCCATCACCTTATATGCATCTTTTCTCCTATACTGCACAAATTTATAGGCAAATAGACCTAACATCACACCAAGCCACAATACCAGTACCCAACTTCTCTGCCAATTATCCTGCAGGAAGTACATGGTTTTTGTGTACCACCTCCTAATAGGATTTTCTTCATGCGTGGGCTTAAGCTTTAAGCTTAGCATTTGACTCAGGTACTTGCTATCTCCTCTTGTAGAATGGGTCGGTCCATGCAACAAGAGCATCTCTAGGTCGTTTACCTGTTTTCCCAGTAACAAAACATCATATGacaaaaatacattttgatTCCTATTTTGAGATTATGAAATAGGCTTATGTAATTACCATGATGAATCCTGTGTCATCAGGGTCAAGTTCCTCCATGATCAAAGCTGCATATTCCTCTGCCTGCCTCTGTATGTTTGCGAGTTTGTTCGTAGTGGCACTAAGGCAGATGATCTGAAAACATAATAGATCACAAGATCAAGGAAAATCTTATTCCGACACAAACAAAATGCCAATCAGAAAAAGTTTCCCATAAAACTACTTTAAAGATTCTGTCAGTTGATGAAACTAAAAACTGTCGGTACCTCTTTAATTTCTTCCTCGGTGATTCTTCCATCCGCATCTTTATCTACCCTGCATTACAAATTAAGCTTGGTAACACACTTCGGCATTCAACACATACTCTCTCATTTACGCCTTATATACATCAGAAAAAGTAAAGAATAAGTGTATGCTTGGATCCAAGtctataaactttttttatgaaatcCATTTTGCAGATTCAGTTTCCAAAAACAACCGTCTCTTATCTTCCATTTCAAAGGGAAATTTTAAAGCAACACTCAGTTTACTATCAGACCCAactgaaaacaaaacaaaaggcTTTTTCAACTATACtttttgaatgaaacaaaaatccaaacatggccttacatgtCAAAGAATGTTCTGAGCCTAGAATCGAAACTCTGGTCAGAAATCTCGTCCCAAAAGTCCTTCAACTGGAGCTTATTAATAGAATCAGTCTGAATCCCCCTCCTCCTAGAGAGTGCATCAAAGAGCTCCCCTGCAAAGGCCTCTGATTCTTTGTTCATACCTATGCACTTGGCAAAGAGAGAGCGATGCAGGTACCCATTAGTGGAAGCAGTGAGAGCATCGAATTGCTTTTCAACCTCAACCCACCCTGCACCACCATCAGTCTTGCTGATAAACTTGAGTCCCTTGAGAGCGTGAGAAGCTGCAGATTTGGTCCTGTCATAGTGCACTCTCGCAGGTGCACCTTGCTTGGACGAGGAAGCCAAACGCTTCAGCTCCTGAGACACTTGTTGCATGCGAATGGAAGCATTTCTCACAATAGAAGCACCAAAGGACCTTTTCTTCTCCATGCCTTTACCAAGCAAGATCAGTTTCTCATCTTCTCCCTCATCGCTGTTCCCTGCAACGGGTATAACACTGTGAAGAGCCACAGAGTCTCCTTTGATATCCATAGTGACCTCAACGTAGTCTCCCTCATCTTGTTCCTGGGATATGCTGTGGCCAAGGTCAGAGCCGGAAGTAGAGGCTGAAGCGTTGCTCAACTTGGAACTTCTTCTTCCCACCCTTTTGTTCAGTGGTCCACTTTGAGGTACCCTTTCACCACCAATGAGTTCTATGTCAGAGTCACGCTGATTTGAATCTGCAGAAGCTCCTCCATCCTCGCCTGTTcccattttcttcttcctctgtctgagGTTCCCAGATGCAGATTCTTAGATCAAGTGTATGAGATTCCCAAGATCCTTCTCCCTTCTCACATCTTCACAGTTCACACACATGTGATAAGGTTTCTCCAATATTTtgcattttcttcataaacaagAAGAGAATTAcaagaatagaaaattattttttgttaaatgttttttctgacaaactttttataatgtCCACCTGGTAGCATATGATTAGATGAAACAAAGGTTTGGTGAGTTTTGAGAAGTATAGAGAAAAATTTTGtgacttaaaaagaaaattttgtcaaatatactatatcaattttattataatttcaataataataaaagacaCCATTGTCGGAAaaaaaacgtttttttttttttttattttgaacaaaTCCAAAGGAAATGGTGAATTTGCATGATATTATGCTGGGAAATTGCAATGCTTGTGAAAGTAAGCATTAACGAAAATCTCTTCATTAATGTGAAAAGTGACATGAGGTTTTGGTGAATTGCTTTGTTGGAAATGATGTATGATGGAAGACAACGAAGGAAAATTCCAAAAGTACTAACAATGATATGTCGCATAAAATTAAGGATTAAACAAGTTGTGCCTCCCCGCATATTAAAACTCACTCCCAACCAAAGAATTTGTGAattttgtataatatattatagaCCCATCCAAAGAAACTATAAAAAATGTGGATATTTCGTCTTTACCACTAACTTTCTTGCTATTTTAGTGAAACCAAGAAAGTATATTCTGCAACTTTATGCAGTTTATTCAAGGTTAAAAGGGGAGTACTTTCAATATTTGTTTCCCACTAGTTTTAATCATTCTTATTGTTCTTCTAGTAACCGATTCTGCtcttattatttcaaaatatataatactttcgatagttttatattatttaagagttaagattaatgataatttaattctctttttagattttaatacctcttttaaaaataaaattgtaataggAATTCCAACTCTAAATCGAACAATGTATCAAATATGATAGTTGACGATATCAATGTTATCTGAAAGAACTTGAGCTTTAATTAGTAACTATTGACTTAAACAAGTAACTAATATACTGaatttaaggttaaattattgaaatacattataaatgattaaacaaaTTATCAGTATAGTTTGTTAAACTAGTATAGAGTGGAACCA
Encoded here:
- the LOC114162979 gene encoding respiratory burst oxidase homolog protein C-like isoform X2 — encoded protein: MGTGEDGGASADSNQRDSDIELIGGERVPQSGPLNKRVGRRSSKLSNASASTSGSDLGHSISQEQDEGDYVEVTMDIKGDSVALHSVIPVAGNSDEGEDEKLILLGKGMEKKRSFGASIVRNASIRMQQVSQELKRLASSSKQGAPARVHYDRTKSAASHALKGLKFISKTDGGAGWVEVEKQFDALTASTNGYLHRSLFAKCIGMNKESEAFAGELFDALSRRRGIQTDSINKLQLKDFWDEISDQSFDSRLRTFFDMVDKDADGRITEEEIKEIICLSATTNKLANIQRQAEEYAALIMEELDPDDTGFIMVNDLEMLLLHGPTHSTRGDSKYLSQMLSLKLKPTHEENPIRRWYTKTMYFLQDNWQRSWVLVLWLGVMLGLFAYKFVQYRRKDAYKVMGHCVCMAKGAAETLKLNMAIILLPVCRNTITWLRNKTKLGIMVPFDDNLNFHKVIAVAVAIGVGIHGIYHLACDFPRLIDASSEKYELMEPFFGDQPKSYWFFVKSWEGVTGIIMVVLMAIAFTLATPWFRRGRVKLPKPLNNLTGFNAFWYSHHLFVIVYALLIVHGIKLYLTKEWYKKTTWMYLAIPIVIYSLERLTRALRSTIKPVRILKVAVYPGNVLALHMSKPQGFRYKSGQYMFLNCAAVSPFEWHPFSITSAPGDDYLSVHIRTLGDWTRSLKVKFSECCQPPDNGKSGLLRADNLQGDGSPRTWKLYSEKEVVMVFVM
- the LOC114162979 gene encoding respiratory burst oxidase homolog protein C-like isoform X1 yields the protein MGTGEDGGASADSNQRDSDIELIGGERVPQSGPLNKRVGRRSSKLSNASASTSGSDLGHSISQEQDEGDYVEVTMDIKGDSVALHSVIPVAGNSDEGEDEKLILLGKGMEKKRSFGASIVRNASIRMQQVSQELKRLASSSKQGAPARVHYDRTKSAASHALKGLKFISKTDGGAGWVEVEKQFDALTASTNGYLHRSLFAKCIGMNKESEAFAGELFDALSRRRGIQTDSINKLQLKDFWDEISDQSFDSRLRTFFDMVDKDADGRITEEEIKEIICLSATTNKLANIQRQAEEYAALIMEELDPDDTGFIMVNDLEMLLLHGPTHSTRGDSKYLSQMLSLKLKPTHEENPIRRWYTKTMYFLQDNWQRSWVLVLWLGVMLGLFAYKFVQYRRKDAYKVMGHCVCMAKGAAETLKLNMAIILLPVCRNTITWLRNKTKLGIMVPFDDNLNFHKVIAVAVAIGVGIHGIYHLACDFPRLIDASSEKYELMEPFFGDQPKSYWFFVKSWEGVTGIIMVVLMAIAFTLATPWFRRGRVKLPKPLNNLTGFNAFWYSHHLFVIVYALLIVHGIKLYLTKEWYKKTTWMYLAIPIVIYSLERLTRALRSTIKPVRILKVAVYPGNVLALHMSKPQGFRYKSGQYMFLNCAAVSPFEWHPFSITSAPGDDYLSVHIRTLGDWTRSLKVKFSECCQPPDNGKSGLLRADNLQGDGSPSGLPKVMIDGPYGAPAQDYKQYEVVLLVGLGIGATPMISIVKDIVNNMKAMEEEEGSNIEEGSPQKRNGVNKFNTRRAYFYWVTREQGSFDWFKGVMNEVAEEDHKGVIELHNYCTSVYEEGDARSALIAMLQSLNHAKNGVDIVSGTSVKSHFAKPNWRSVYKRIALTHPGARVGVFYCGPPALTKELGQLASDFSRNTTTRYDFHKENF